A single genomic interval of Lathyrus oleraceus cultivar Zhongwan6 chromosome 7, CAAS_Psat_ZW6_1.0, whole genome shotgun sequence harbors:
- the LOC127100365 gene encoding uncharacterized protein LOC127100365 isoform X2 codes for MDLNASPVPEEEDEDVYEEKIHVQEYTAPDDHIESGAAIARREREERKRRLKRERPDDRPVNRSQSPRYDQQFHTKNPKSYDTSRLPPGWLDCPASGQEICCMIPSKVPLGESFNDCIFPGKRYSFKQVIHQQRVLGRKLGLVIDLTNTSRYYPVTDLKKEGIKHVKIQCRGRGSVPDNLSVNQFVYEVIQFLSRQKQSKKYILVHCTHGHNRTGYMIIHYLMRAMSMSVTQAIKIFSEARPPGIYKPDYIDALYAFYHEKKPEMVVCPPTPEWKRSSELDLNGEAVPDDDDDGVPGPDLQENHETGTLMTNDDVLGDEIPSDQQDAFRQFCYQTLRLGVGARGHTQFPGSHPVSLNRDNLQLLRQRYYYATWKADGTRYMMLITMDGCYLIDRSFNCRRVQMRFPCRSLNDGLGEKTHHFTLLDGEMVIDTLPDSNKQERRYLIYDLMAINHVSIIERPFCERWKMLEKEVIEPRNYERQHIYQSRNPYYRYDLEPFRVRRKDFWLLSTVTKLLKEFIKRLSHEADGLIFQGWDDPYVPRTHEGLLKWKYANLNSVDFLFEVEGDRELLFVNERGKKKLMDGNKVAFPDGSDPSLYSGKIIECTWDFDNLEWIFLRIRTDKSTPNEFNTYRKVMRSIKDNITEEDLLNEINEIIRLPMYADRIKTDSKANQHQHQHGNAAKRR; via the exons ATGGATTTGAATGCGTCTCCGGTACCGGAGGAGGAAGATGAAGATGTTTACGAAGAGAAGATACATGTTCAAGAGTATACTGCACCTGATGACCACATAGAAAGTGGAGCTGCTATAGCACGTCGG GAGCGCGAGGAAAGAAAGAGACGCTTGAAAAGAGAACGTCCAGATGATAGACCTGTGAATCGATCACAATCACCTCGATATGATCAACAATTTCATACAAAAAACCCTAAGTCATATGATACAAGTAGGCTTCCTCCAG GTTGGTTAGATTGCCCTGCATCTGGCCAGGAGATTTGTTGTATGATACCTTCTAAAGTTCCTCTCGGTGAATCATTCAATGACTGCATTTTTCCTGGTAAAAGATACTCATTTAAACAAGTGATACATCAACAGAGAGTTTTAGGGAGGAAA CTTGGTCTGGTGATTGATTTGACAAACACCTCTCGATACTATCCAGTGACGGATTTAAAAAAAGAGGGTATCAAGCATGTTAAG ATTCAATGCAGGGGGCGTGGTTCTGTACCTGATAATTTATCTGTGAATCAGTTTGTCTATGAG GTTATACAATTTTTGTCACGCCAGAAGCAGTCAAAGAAGTATATACTTGTTCACTGTACACACGGGCATAACCGTACCGGATACATGATTATCCACTATCTAATGCGTGCTATGTCAATGTCTGTCACACAG GCAATTAAAATCTTTTCTGAAGCGCGCCCTCCAGGAATCTATAAACCTGATTATATTGATGCATTATACGCATTTTATCATGAAAAAAAACCTGAGATGGTAGTTTGTCCTCCTACTCCAGAATGGAAAAGGTCTTCTGAACTTGATCTAAATGGCGAAGCAGTTCCAGATGACGATGATGATGGAGTACCAGGCCCTGATTTGCAG GAGAACCATGAGACAGGCACTCTGATGACGAATGATGACGTTTTAGGAGATGAGATACCCAGTGATCAGCAAGATGCATTTCGACAGTTCTGTTATCAAACACTTAGATTGGGTGTTGGG GCCAGAGGACATACACAGTTTCCAGGTTCACACCCAGTTTCTCTCAACAG GGATAATTTGCAGTTATTACGACAGCGTTATTATTATGCAACATGGAAGGCTGATGGTACACGGTATATGATGTTAATAACAATGGATGGGTGTTACTTGATTGATAGAAGTTTTAATTGTCGAAGGGTCCAAATGAGGTTTCCTTGCAGGAGTTTGAATGAT GGTTTGGGTGAGAAGACCCACCATTTCACATTACTTGATGGCGAGATGGTTATCGATACATTGCCAGATTCAAATAAGCAGGAGAGAAGATACCTTATATATGATCTTATGGCAATCAACCATGTTTCAATAATAGAG CGACCCTTCTGTGAAAGATGGAAGATGCTTGAGAAAGAAGTGATTGAACCTAGGAACTATGAACGGCAACATATATACCAGAGCAGAAATCCTTACTACAGATATGATCTGGAACCATTCAGG GTGAGGAGGAAAGATTTTTGGTTGCTTTCTACTGTCACAAAGCTTTTAAAGGAGTTCATCAAAAGACTCTCACATGAGGCAGATGGTCTCATATTTCAG GGCTGGGACGATCCTTATGTACCACGTACTCATGAAGGACTCTTGAAGTGGAAATACGCAAATTTAAATtcagttgactttctgtttgAG GTCGAAGGTGATCGGGAGCTACTTTTTGTGAATGAGCGGGGAAAGAAGAAACTCATGGATGGGAATAAGGTTGCTTTCCCAG ATGGTTCGGATCCTTCACTTTATTCGGGAAAGATAATTGAGTGTACTTGGGATTTTGATAACCTGGAATGGATATTCTTGCGAATTAGGACAGATAAATCAACTCCAAATGAGTTTAATACTTACAGAAAG GTGATGCGAAGCATAAAAGACAACATCACAGAGGAAGACTTGTTGAATGAAATAAATGAGATAATTCGCCTTCCCATGTACGCTGACAGGATCAAAACTGATAGTAAGGCAaatcagcatcagcatcagcaTGGTAATGCTGCAAAGCGAAGGTGA
- the LOC127100365 gene encoding uncharacterized protein LOC127100365 isoform X1, translating to MIVAMDLNASPVPEEEDEDVYEEKIHVQEYTAPDDHIESGAAIARREREERKRRLKRERPDDRPVNRSQSPRYDQQFHTKNPKSYDTSRLPPGWLDCPASGQEICCMIPSKVPLGESFNDCIFPGKRYSFKQVIHQQRVLGRKLGLVIDLTNTSRYYPVTDLKKEGIKHVKIQCRGRGSVPDNLSVNQFVYEVIQFLSRQKQSKKYILVHCTHGHNRTGYMIIHYLMRAMSMSVTQAIKIFSEARPPGIYKPDYIDALYAFYHEKKPEMVVCPPTPEWKRSSELDLNGEAVPDDDDDGVPGPDLQENHETGTLMTNDDVLGDEIPSDQQDAFRQFCYQTLRLGVGARGHTQFPGSHPVSLNRDNLQLLRQRYYYATWKADGTRYMMLITMDGCYLIDRSFNCRRVQMRFPCRSLNDGLGEKTHHFTLLDGEMVIDTLPDSNKQERRYLIYDLMAINHVSIIERPFCERWKMLEKEVIEPRNYERQHIYQSRNPYYRYDLEPFRVRRKDFWLLSTVTKLLKEFIKRLSHEADGLIFQGWDDPYVPRTHEGLLKWKYANLNSVDFLFEVEGDRELLFVNERGKKKLMDGNKVAFPDGSDPSLYSGKIIECTWDFDNLEWIFLRIRTDKSTPNEFNTYRKVMRSIKDNITEEDLLNEINEIIRLPMYADRIKTDSKANQHQHQHGNAAKRR from the exons ATGATAGTTGCTATGGATTTGAATGCGTCTCCGGTACCGGAGGAGGAAGATGAAGATGTTTACGAAGAGAAGATACATGTTCAAGAGTATACTGCACCTGATGACCACATAGAAAGTGGAGCTGCTATAGCACGTCGG GAGCGCGAGGAAAGAAAGAGACGCTTGAAAAGAGAACGTCCAGATGATAGACCTGTGAATCGATCACAATCACCTCGATATGATCAACAATTTCATACAAAAAACCCTAAGTCATATGATACAAGTAGGCTTCCTCCAG GTTGGTTAGATTGCCCTGCATCTGGCCAGGAGATTTGTTGTATGATACCTTCTAAAGTTCCTCTCGGTGAATCATTCAATGACTGCATTTTTCCTGGTAAAAGATACTCATTTAAACAAGTGATACATCAACAGAGAGTTTTAGGGAGGAAA CTTGGTCTGGTGATTGATTTGACAAACACCTCTCGATACTATCCAGTGACGGATTTAAAAAAAGAGGGTATCAAGCATGTTAAG ATTCAATGCAGGGGGCGTGGTTCTGTACCTGATAATTTATCTGTGAATCAGTTTGTCTATGAG GTTATACAATTTTTGTCACGCCAGAAGCAGTCAAAGAAGTATATACTTGTTCACTGTACACACGGGCATAACCGTACCGGATACATGATTATCCACTATCTAATGCGTGCTATGTCAATGTCTGTCACACAG GCAATTAAAATCTTTTCTGAAGCGCGCCCTCCAGGAATCTATAAACCTGATTATATTGATGCATTATACGCATTTTATCATGAAAAAAAACCTGAGATGGTAGTTTGTCCTCCTACTCCAGAATGGAAAAGGTCTTCTGAACTTGATCTAAATGGCGAAGCAGTTCCAGATGACGATGATGATGGAGTACCAGGCCCTGATTTGCAG GAGAACCATGAGACAGGCACTCTGATGACGAATGATGACGTTTTAGGAGATGAGATACCCAGTGATCAGCAAGATGCATTTCGACAGTTCTGTTATCAAACACTTAGATTGGGTGTTGGG GCCAGAGGACATACACAGTTTCCAGGTTCACACCCAGTTTCTCTCAACAG GGATAATTTGCAGTTATTACGACAGCGTTATTATTATGCAACATGGAAGGCTGATGGTACACGGTATATGATGTTAATAACAATGGATGGGTGTTACTTGATTGATAGAAGTTTTAATTGTCGAAGGGTCCAAATGAGGTTTCCTTGCAGGAGTTTGAATGAT GGTTTGGGTGAGAAGACCCACCATTTCACATTACTTGATGGCGAGATGGTTATCGATACATTGCCAGATTCAAATAAGCAGGAGAGAAGATACCTTATATATGATCTTATGGCAATCAACCATGTTTCAATAATAGAG CGACCCTTCTGTGAAAGATGGAAGATGCTTGAGAAAGAAGTGATTGAACCTAGGAACTATGAACGGCAACATATATACCAGAGCAGAAATCCTTACTACAGATATGATCTGGAACCATTCAGG GTGAGGAGGAAAGATTTTTGGTTGCTTTCTACTGTCACAAAGCTTTTAAAGGAGTTCATCAAAAGACTCTCACATGAGGCAGATGGTCTCATATTTCAG GGCTGGGACGATCCTTATGTACCACGTACTCATGAAGGACTCTTGAAGTGGAAATACGCAAATTTAAATtcagttgactttctgtttgAG GTCGAAGGTGATCGGGAGCTACTTTTTGTGAATGAGCGGGGAAAGAAGAAACTCATGGATGGGAATAAGGTTGCTTTCCCAG ATGGTTCGGATCCTTCACTTTATTCGGGAAAGATAATTGAGTGTACTTGGGATTTTGATAACCTGGAATGGATATTCTTGCGAATTAGGACAGATAAATCAACTCCAAATGAGTTTAATACTTACAGAAAG GTGATGCGAAGCATAAAAGACAACATCACAGAGGAAGACTTGTTGAATGAAATAAATGAGATAATTCGCCTTCCCATGTACGCTGACAGGATCAAAACTGATAGTAAGGCAaatcagcatcagcatcagcaTGGTAATGCTGCAAAGCGAAGGTGA